The segment tattagaattttattaaagttttttagaacattttcattagttttacattatcatttaaaGAACTATTTCTTTAGAGCACTTCattagtttatattttcattactggaagaaaatgttggcctttattcactgttaataactcATATATGTTGTAATCAAAACTCAAAGGACATGTATTCATTTATGAAATTAAACACTTTCCAGTATTTGCGTAATTAAATTTTATGTATTGTAATTATAACTCAAAATACTTTTTCAATTATGCAAATAAGCACTGGCCTGCATTTTACCgtattctaaataaattttggACATTGAAATAAAACCTAAATTCcactttttttacttatgaagTTAAGCACTGGCGCatttatagtaaataaaatttgTCTACTTGTATTgtaatcaaaaataaatttacacCTGTACAACgattatagaaatgaaaataattgtacATATAAAATACTGCATAGATTTGGTAGCTAGTGTGATGGTTGTGCTTGCTttttaactataagtttatcaaTTTGTGGGACAGTTGTATATAATGCACATCTCATATCATGCGCCACCTCCAAGcgatttcttgtttatttatttttttttttatttgtaataaggcAGAAAACACGGATTCACACAGGTAAGTAGAAGCAAAAGGTAAAAGGGCTTTTAACCCAAGCTTCCCAGGATATGATACAGTTGCTAGTGACCAGAATTCCGGTATagaatgttctttaaaaaaaaaatccttgatacttgaataaaatttcatttctagAAATTCATCTTGGTCAGACTCAGAaataatatctggttcttaaTTAAAAGGGTTTCTCACAAATGAGAGCTCTATTTCTTCAAGATCAGGAAAGTACCTGGAAAATTCTTGGCACAAATTATGAAGGTGACTGATTATTTCAATTTGGAGGCAagattctgtttcttcttctcttccttcagcCTCCTCACAAGGCTTATCAAACATAGCAAAATTGCCAGAGCTAACTTTCCTAGACCAGTTCATCTTGGCAATAAAAGCACGCAATGTGTCAACGAAGTGAATTATTGTTGTGTCCTTACCCTGAAGCTTTAGATTAAGTTTGTTAAGTTGGCCAAATATGTCAGCTAAATAAGCTAAACGTGGTTCCCAAAGTGGATCACTGAGAAAAATAGGCTCCTTATCTTGCATATCCAAAAACATCTTTAGCTCTTCTCTAAGTTCAAACACGCTGTTCAGGACATTGCCCTTGGATAGCAATAGTGTCATGGCCCACAGGTTGAAAACCACTGGACTAAAGCAATGAATGCAGTTGAAAAACGTAGGTAGGGATTAAAAGTAATCGGTATTAAACgggatataaaatttatataagatataaatggGAATAGAAAAGCCTTCTGACTAGAGGTGAAAGCTGTATCTCAATAGCATATTGCGTTTCTAGTGTCTAatctcctttttagttttctgtgaaagaaaactattgttaaggttttgtctgtctgtctgcactttttcggTCTGTCCTCAGACCTTGCAAACTACAAGAGGGTTGCAAATTTTCATGTTAATCATCCaacctccaaacatcaaacatacgaaattgcagccctctagccacagtaggttTGATTTAATTCAAGGTTACAATTAGCCATAACTGtacgtctggcagcgctatagaaCAGGCCATCGGCGATTGCGCTGAAGacacttcagcgcattttttacttgttttcttcctATCCTTAGATTTTCTGCTGAAACCCATTATGGGCAGTCAATAGACTATAAAACCAAGGGGGTTCCAAAGGGATAAATCAGCCTTCAGAGAGACAAACGTTACAggaacatttaataaataaacatgaattcAAGGACGACAAATCCGATACACCCGAACTCAGGAGACGTCAGCGAAGAGAAGGAATGAATCACCTCGTTACTTGAGCATTGAGAGATCAGAAGACTCCGCAACTGCACTTCTGTAAGTGGAacatttctctcatttatttctcATGGATTCTTACCCAGTTGAATTggactgttcatatatatatactatatatatatatatatattatatatatatatatatatatatatatatatatatatatatatatatatatatttatatatatctaatatatatatatatgatatatatatatatagtatatatatatatatatatatatatatatatatataatatattatatatatataatatatatatatatatatatatatatatatatatatatagatatataatatatatattatatataagtgtttacataataaaaatatggggaatgttagtccatatatataaaagactaaaactaaagaggtcaaccagattgcttgcaggaatgtgatcagactagagacgctaagatgacgtataccataaagtatgcaggctaagataacatgccgtcacctgtgttcattcatttgttttgaaaacatttaatccaagctccctgcttgagacaactaccgcgacctataattcaaacggcctacgtgatctgtagcgtgtctcatttgattgcgtgttcgtatgtaactatgtcatttgtatgtatgttcatatgttcgaactactgtctgttcctttatgactggtaaccgagatggtagtaaagcagaatagagttagctatcgtcattagaagacctgtatctctttacctaagctttatcatgtagagagaatagaattagccatcatcattggcagaagcgatcaagctatcgttattagaagacttgtacaatcatacctgatcttcaccatgtaaaacttcagaagaatatatatatttttatacttcgtgttttctacaagaacctcctcaccgaatcatcatgagtttaacacatcgtcgtcataaacaagaagataatcccgacttcgtaagtgatctacaaaccccaagacactccattgaagatggaagtgcaataccaaccgacttagcgtaagattatcgcaagtctaacattacctcatagggcgccttatcatacaaggcacagccctaaaagtggtggcagtggaccagaagaactctacaacttctccgaagaaaaaccagaataaggaacatgtatcgcatcagaagtcaacgacgacgaaaacaagagattcttcaagcaacttattatcatcgtttagtgagcgacttcagaaaacaagaactcttcaacgacgacaaaagcaacagattcttcaagctaAAACTTATtattcatcgtttagtgagcgacttcagaaaacaaacaaggaactcttcaccgacgacgaaaagcaagagattcttcaagcaacgtTAGTATCAcgtcgtttagtgaataacttcaagaaacaaaaccgacgtgtccttttcctacggcaacgcaagcttcgtctctcattagaatcattcaagaaaacatcgttagtgagcgtttccggcacttcaagaaacaaaccgaacgcgtctgcagcatcggatctttcaagggctcaaatcatcgaaacaacgcgcacaggggaaactgaagccaaaccaggtcatccgctaaatagagaaggaggaccaaggccgtgtgtcgttatcggaacaccgtgacttccgacaaaagcaagctaagtacatttttttattcatttggagtaactttgagtgtttcctttgcaggtcgaatttcgttattcctgtggctgaagttacgagacattcttaatcttactttttttacagaaattatctacatcattgagatttcgctactgcgagttttttatctttgagtgtctgtttccagaagttctactgaaatatcataatcatatactatgttaattttatcattttgggttgaTTATtaaatcccttacgtaacaaatcattattaaacagtgaatatgcgtttacgcagtggacgtccgtatttatacagatgcatggatagggtcgtaagCACCGTAGGtggattagaaaacacacaaaaacaagtggaacaccgtacaaatctagataaattagaggcaACACTATTTCGGGCGGGTCataacaataaatgctcctttgcaagtcccgatcgcagttttagccttgagttttttgagttatataaattatcgaacctcaatgactcaacttaactttaaaaatatggctgggttgcaaggaataacatgtctataaaaaactttcattaggctaaatgcgctgaccaggatccctcactatttcaaattttagcaaagaatgaagtacaaacagttaatattgaatgcagtagagataacttgtcttaatagtaatcgctcagttcctaatagttcgtcattcattgctttatacgtaaccagcaacataatgctaaaaacacacaatacgttgccgatggtaacaaagagaaggatcctaattattacaaaagaaatagaaacagtagccctttcagaatcaaacaagcaaactcggttactgtgtcacctagtcaagcggtcaaggtcagtcaaagctgccgaagtgttcaaaaaagcatagcaaattccacacaataagcgactctagcagagtggggaaaagtgatgttggatcaattatgccataccttttatttttatgccaatacctttttgaattaaaaaggatttttcctatgaatcacacgaccgtatcaagtaatcagagcaggttttcgtaattttaatacattaagttattataaatactggtggattaagcccaactgtacgcgccgtaaaaatgagaatatcttgttttatttctttagtacacgaaATAtgctgtatttacggactcaccgtctgttgttcaaacttccctaatgagaagtccggataagcgagcgcttacagatacctcgatagttataaaaaacattgatctgtatctagtgtaattgtaagatccatctaggggtatacaaaatattatcttacatactgcaaaataaggcgtgtttatcaaaggaaaatcctataaaccttcaaacatattaaaatcagtttgaacaaaaaagagacagttaaataataacttatatagaggaactatacatttgtctcataaatcgtaacattgttcaaatgacccaacagaattctcccgcaaccacagtcgcagttttgcacgcaaaatctcgagaagcatgcaccctcgaatgtcttagtgtgtgtaaaaagagtttgctgggaaatgaaattttaatccttcacgacactctgaaatataacgatttccgcgaacaaagccctagacacggttgactagcagcaacaagttaaatctagtgatccacaaacgtatacatatcgtggatacagaagttataaatatcgcattttttattgttgctaatctttaatcacgcccaatcagtcgtagacgaatctcccttatactctatctaaagtaatatccgtaaagtcattcaagcagaggtgattaagcagaaatttttttttatcttttatctgaataccaggaagtttctccactagcgagtgatctctgggagaaaaacggatgtcattgaaaacaaaatacggtctaaggacaaacataaagctatatacgtaccttcgtatagactctcaatgaaatttcaaaatagagataaatgacgaagttgaaaaatgttagtaataggtgtcattaggaaatcaaatagcccatataatttttccctcaaacgccagaataaattatttttcatcagcttggacttacttaaaagcttttaccagataccattacctaagtgattgtcctcatacaccgttttcagcacactcaggggacattatcaatttttacgtatgcctctggcttacgttgcgccccaattacaatatagtgtttggagacttttaggggataacctacatgcttatatggttggtcttataatcttttctaaatacctcagaagtacattcacataaactagagctagtgctacagagacaaagacaaataatctcagagtaaagtatctaaatgtgagtttttaaaaaccgaacatgtttatctaggttttatgtgtctagtcaaggtcttaaagtagtccatggtaaggtgtcggctattcataactttccggtacctattaacgtaaaagggggatacagcacttttgcgctgtagtgggtattacaatcgtatgtaaatatgtaactcttcaatcatgacagctcctttaacagatcttacgaagaaagagcgtagatttattatggtcttaAAAAGCAtcaaacaggcgttcgatatcttaaaagcggaataatgcagctcacctaacttaaaaaccctgatttaaataaggaatttttttttattgcaacagacgcctcagaccaaggggtaagaggggtacttcttcagtaatatgataaacagttctttcctatagctttttattcacgtaaactaaagccctctgaaagtaaatatgcagtaataggcaaggaagggctaggtatctttaactcactagtacattttaagttcataatctatggctatcctgataaagtccttactgaacatgagtcctttaccgagtttttcaaaggctttaatcaaagtccaaagggaactcggtgacaaatgatcattcaggtctttggagccaagataagatatctacctgggaaagcaattatcatagctgacgcattatcccgcaatcccgcaccatactgcaaagaaaccattaattggactgaacaagatatagaaacatccgtgcctattgttaaaatttttaaaaccgtatctaaaacaagaaaattccttacccaagagatcgcgtgcattgaatatctgggttggagcgcagaactgttacaaactgaacaaagcaagagtcaacagacctaacccaaacaataaacacttcgaacggaaacagagtcagcagcaataaacaccaaacaataaacacttcgaacggaaacagggtcagcggctaagcaaaaaacaataaacacttcgagcagaaaccctaaagcaaaagtatatttaaagtatgtgtatcagaataatgtaatcaaatgtaatattatatgtaggtctgtgacgaggaaaacccgaagaacacagcagatgactaacgaccaggtagtagtaataatctctttcatactaatcgtcataaactggttgcattccgtcatccagggttccctactatgtcacaaaaagccaaatcactattttactggcctacaatgcttacaaatataaaaagcacataactgattgtaacacgtgtcatgaaaacaagggacacactaagaaaCCACCTTGTCAGTTAAGGgcttatcctgtgccaaatcaatccttgaaaaagaatatacgtagaattattaacagaatacgagtctgacagagggaatgaacacttcttagtgttaatagttccttgacacgttatatagaattaatagcactaaaaacaaacaccgcaattgagtgcgttaggaatatttatgagtgctaaatcagtaaacatggaattcaacacatgataatctgactcgggtggtgtaaatcaataataatctccttaactcgtgtgaattcctttccattaagaaaaccaataatatattttctatcatcCCACGAGGTCAATCGGTTTGTTAGCCAAATAACGgattaattaaataggaagtgtcaatgtcttacgagttacaactcgtgatattggatccgaaactggattatagcggttctcgcggttttaaatacctttattcatttatatcttgtatctatagaattgatgccgcaagtagccttatacggtacgccgctagaacacttttccacatattcaagccaaccattaatttatcaaatatatataaaaaaatatatataaataaataaatataaaaaaaaaaaaaaaaataaatagggatacaagtggagtctatataatacactccgtaagaagtcggaagggttacaaattataataaaaaaggaatcacgataaaatcaataagcaaaacgtaaccataggttaatttaaatatccaaatatatatgcgtaaagatttgaactctaacttaacgctttagtaatgacaaataagctaaaagttcaaacacatatcaaaacctactgacatattgtctgtcccggtaatttatattcgtag is part of the Macrobrachium nipponense isolate FS-2020 chromosome 6, ASM1510439v2, whole genome shotgun sequence genome and harbors:
- the LOC135216546 gene encoding zinc finger BED domain-containing protein 5-like; this translates as MTLLLSKGNVLNSVFELREELKMFLDMQDKEPIFLSDPLWEPRLAYLADIFGQLNKLNLKLQGKDTTIIHFVDTLRAFIAKMNWSRKVSSGNFAMFDKPCEEAEGREEETESCLQIEIISHLHNLCQEFSRYFPDLEEIELSFVRNPFN